The Dokdonella koreensis DS-123 genome has a segment encoding these proteins:
- a CDS encoding DUF808 domain-containing protein, giving the protein MAGSSLLALIDDIATLLDDVSVMTKVAAKKTAGVLGDDLALNAQQVTGVRAERELPVVWAVAKGSLVNKAILVPAALLVSTFAPWAVTPLMMVGGAFLCFEGVEKLAHRFLHRHEAEEAEAELKTVAADASLDLVAYEKDKIKGAIRTDFILSAEIIVISLGAVAAASLPARIGTLVAIALLMTVGVYGLVAGIVKLDDAGLHLAGRPGAGWPARAIRAFGRGVLYSTPWLMKALSVAGTAAMFLVGGGILVHAIAPIHHAIAQIAPAGLLGGVVSMLGNAGVGILTGIVVLAGVQLVQRLRGKGGKDAH; this is encoded by the coding sequence ATGGCCGGTTCCAGTCTGCTCGCCCTGATCGACGACATCGCCACCCTGCTCGACGACGTGTCGGTCATGACCAAGGTGGCGGCCAAGAAGACTGCCGGCGTGCTCGGCGACGACCTGGCCTTGAACGCACAGCAGGTGACCGGCGTCCGCGCCGAGCGCGAGCTGCCGGTGGTGTGGGCGGTCGCCAAGGGCTCGCTGGTCAACAAGGCGATCCTGGTGCCCGCCGCCCTGCTGGTCAGTACGTTCGCGCCGTGGGCGGTGACGCCGCTGATGATGGTCGGCGGTGCGTTCCTGTGCTTCGAGGGCGTCGAGAAACTGGCGCACCGGTTCCTGCACCGGCACGAGGCCGAGGAGGCGGAGGCCGAGCTCAAGACCGTCGCCGCCGATGCCTCGCTCGACCTGGTCGCCTACGAGAAGGACAAGATCAAGGGCGCGATCCGCACCGATTTCATCCTTTCCGCGGAGATCATCGTGATCTCGCTCGGCGCGGTCGCCGCCGCCTCGCTGCCTGCCCGCATCGGCACGCTGGTCGCCATCGCGCTGCTGATGACGGTCGGCGTCTACGGCCTGGTCGCCGGCATCGTCAAGCTCGACGACGCCGGCCTGCACCTGGCCGGCCGCCCCGGTGCCGGGTGGCCGGCCCGCGCGATCCGGGCGTTCGGGCGCGGGGTGCTCTACAGCACGCCCTGGCTGATGAAGGCGCTGTCGGTCGCCGGTACGGCGGCGATGTTCCTGGTCGGCGGCGGCATCCTGGTACACGCCATTGCGCCGATCCATCACGCGATCGCGCAGATCGCGCCGGCCGGCCTGCTCGGCGGCGTGGTGTCGATGCTCGGCAATGCCGGGGTCGGCATCCTGACCGGCATCG